A stretch of the Polynucleobacter tropicus genome encodes the following:
- a CDS encoding DUF3426 domain-containing protein: MGVEQKNGSNSTADADSAQKKRFKRSKYLKPTLLSLLFLVSLIFGEHLFRNTLIPALAPRIDGTSNAVAVRTFSLLQFVDQKLCSALGCFNRPVSDFSAWKITSATLSSESARDGLKSPANQSILQIEIQNRLAIPILFPNLEISLTDAEESELKTIHLTPKEWLSPSWQESHPDFLKNGAPAGEIILAELPILLPANAAGYRVHVIYPH, encoded by the coding sequence ATGGGTGTCGAACAAAAAAACGGCTCAAACTCTACTGCTGACGCTGATTCTGCTCAAAAAAAAAGATTTAAGCGTTCTAAATACCTAAAACCGACTTTACTAAGCCTTCTTTTTCTTGTCTCACTGATTTTTGGTGAGCATCTTTTTAGAAACACACTCATTCCAGCATTAGCTCCACGCATCGATGGCACATCGAATGCAGTTGCAGTGCGCACATTTTCGCTTCTGCAATTCGTTGATCAAAAATTATGTAGTGCATTAGGGTGCTTTAATCGCCCTGTGAGCGATTTTTCCGCATGGAAAATAACTTCAGCAACACTTTCGTCCGAAAGCGCGCGTGATGGCCTTAAAAGCCCTGCAAATCAATCGATCTTGCAAATTGAAATACAAAATCGTCTTGCAATTCCTATTTTGTTCCCAAATTTAGAAATTTCCCTCACTGATGCAGAAGAATCTGAACTGAAAACGATTCATCTAACTCCAAAAGAATGGCTCTCTCCCTCTTGGCAAGAATCACATCCTGATTTTTTAAAAAATGGCGCGCCCGCTGGTGAAATTATCCTAGCTGAGTTGCCAATCCTACTACCAGCAAATGCAGCCGGCTATCGAGTGCATGTAATTTATCCGCACTAA
- the accC gene encoding acetyl-CoA carboxylase biotin carboxylase subunit: MFDKILIANRGEIALRIQRACRELGIKTVVVYSTADKEAKYVKLADEAVCIGPAPSPQSYLNMPAIISAAEVTDAEAIHPGYGFLSENADFAERVEKSGFAFIGPTAASIRLMGDKVSAKRAMIKAGVPCVPGSEGALPDNPKEIIAAAKKVGYPVIIKAAGGGGGRGMRVVHTEAHLINAVNMTREEAGRAFGNPEVYMEKFLEKPRHVEIQVLADTHGNAIWLGERDCSMQRRHQKVIEEAPAPGIDRRLIAKIGERCADACRKIGYRGAGTFEFLYENGEFFFIEMNTRVQVEHPVTEMITGVDIVQEQIRIAAGLKLSYRQKDIVFRGHAIECRLNAEDPFKFTPSPGRIGSFHMPGGPGIRVDSHAYSGYMVPSNYDSMIGKLISYGNTREQAIRRMQIALSEMVIDGITTNVPLHRELMLDPNFMEGGTSIHYLEHRLEEQAASRGKS; this comes from the coding sequence ATGTTCGATAAGATTCTGATTGCCAATCGCGGAGAAATCGCTCTTCGCATCCAACGCGCATGTCGCGAGTTGGGAATTAAAACTGTTGTGGTGTACTCCACGGCTGATAAAGAAGCGAAATACGTCAAACTAGCTGATGAAGCCGTATGTATCGGGCCAGCACCTTCCCCTCAAAGCTATCTCAATATGCCTGCAATTATTTCCGCAGCGGAAGTGACTGATGCTGAAGCGATTCACCCAGGTTATGGATTCCTCTCTGAGAATGCTGACTTTGCTGAGCGTGTTGAGAAATCAGGCTTTGCTTTTATTGGTCCAACAGCGGCTTCGATTCGCCTTATGGGTGATAAGGTTTCAGCAAAGCGCGCCATGATTAAAGCTGGTGTACCTTGCGTTCCTGGATCCGAAGGCGCATTGCCAGATAATCCAAAAGAAATTATTGCTGCCGCAAAAAAAGTAGGTTATCCCGTCATCATTAAAGCCGCTGGTGGCGGTGGCGGTCGCGGTATGCGCGTAGTTCATACAGAAGCGCATTTAATTAATGCTGTAAACATGACTCGTGAAGAAGCGGGTCGTGCATTCGGCAACCCAGAAGTCTATATGGAGAAGTTTTTAGAAAAACCTCGCCATGTAGAAATCCAAGTTCTAGCTGACACTCATGGAAACGCTATTTGGCTAGGCGAGCGTGACTGCTCAATGCAACGTCGTCACCAAAAAGTGATTGAGGAAGCTCCAGCCCCAGGAATTGATCGCCGCTTGATCGCCAAAATTGGTGAGCGCTGTGCGGATGCTTGCCGAAAGATTGGCTACCGCGGTGCAGGCACATTTGAATTCTTATACGAAAACGGTGAATTCTTCTTCATCGAGATGAATACCCGTGTTCAAGTTGAGCACCCAGTTACAGAAATGATTACCGGTGTAGATATCGTGCAGGAGCAAATACGCATTGCTGCCGGCCTAAAGCTCAGCTATCGCCAGAAAGATATTGTTTTCCGCGGACATGCCATTGAGTGTCGTCTCAATGCAGAAGATCCATTCAAGTTCACCCCAAGTCCTGGGCGCATTGGCTCGTTCCATATGCCTGGAGGTCCTGGCATTCGCGTGGACTCACATGCTTACAGCGGCTACATGGTTCCATCCAACTACGACTCCATGATCGGCAAACTCATTTCTTACGGCAATACTCGCGAACAAGCGATTCGTCGCATGCAAATTGCTCTTTCAGAAATGGTGATTGACGGCATTACTACCAACGTTCCTCTTCATCGTGAACTCATGCTCGATCCAAACTTCATGGAAGGTGGCACAAGCATTCACTACCTAGAGCATCGTTTGGAAGAACAAGCTGCTAGTCGCGGTAAATCCTAA
- the accB gene encoding acetyl-CoA carboxylase biotin carboxyl carrier protein → MDLRKLKTLIDLVSESGISELEVNEGEDRVRIVNSGSPVAAGQVVYANPAPLQAIAAAPVAAAAPHAPAAEAPVAEEGFVARSPMVGTFYRAPNPESPNFVNVGDTVKVGQTLCIIEAMKLLNEIESEKAGVIKEILCENGQGVEFDQPLFVIA, encoded by the coding sequence ATGGATCTTAGAAAACTTAAAACCTTGATCGACCTAGTTTCCGAATCAGGCATTTCTGAATTAGAAGTAAACGAAGGTGAAGATCGTGTTCGTATCGTCAATTCTGGTTCTCCAGTTGCTGCAGGCCAAGTTGTTTATGCCAACCCCGCCCCTTTACAGGCTATTGCAGCAGCCCCTGTGGCAGCCGCTGCGCCTCATGCGCCAGCTGCGGAAGCCCCAGTTGCTGAAGAAGGCTTTGTTGCTCGCTCACCAATGGTGGGCACCTTCTATCGCGCACCAAATCCAGAGTCTCCAAACTTTGTGAATGTGGGTGACACCGTAAAAGTTGGTCAAACACTTTGCATTATTGAAGCAATGAAACTTCTCAATGAAATTGAATCTGAAAAAGCTGGCGTAATCAAAGAAATTCTTTGTGAGAACGGTCAAGGCGTTGAGTTTGATCAACCCCTATTTGTGATCGCTTAA
- the aroQ gene encoding type II 3-dehydroquinate dehydratase, with protein MSKKASILVIQGPNLNLLGTREPEVYGKTTLEDIHQKLGELAKAQSVELSTYQSNHEGELIDRIQKAKQDGVDFIIINPGAFTHTSVALRDVLAGVAIPFTEVHLSNIHQREEFRKHSYLSDIATGVICGLGAIGYELALQAAIARLQK; from the coding sequence ATGTCTAAAAAAGCTTCAATTCTCGTCATACAAGGTCCAAACCTCAATTTATTGGGCACTCGTGAACCAGAGGTTTACGGCAAAACTACCCTTGAAGATATCCATCAAAAACTGGGGGAGCTTGCAAAAGCCCAGTCCGTTGAATTAAGCACCTATCAAAGCAACCACGAAGGCGAGCTCATCGACCGCATCCAGAAAGCAAAACAGGATGGGGTTGATTTCATCATCATTAATCCAGGCGCCTTTACCCATACCAGCGTAGCTCTGCGTGATGTCTTGGCTGGTGTTGCCATTCCATTTACTGAAGTCCATTTATCCAACATTCACCAGCGCGAAGAGTTTCGGAAACATTCCTACCTATCCGATATCGCGACAGGGGTGATTTGCGGACTTGGTGCCATTGGCTATGAACTCGCATTACAAGCTGCGATCGCTCGTTTACAAAAATAA
- a CDS encoding TlpA family protein disulfide reductase, whose translation MNLRQWIVIAGVSILALLTGIFTSQWVSQSGLASEPSIKAFFANPWQTPDGKAADIENWRGKVLVVNFWASWCPPCVEEMPTLDQISKEYAAKNVLFVGIGIDSPSNVREFLEKTPVSYPIVIGGLEGSNLAKQMGNSQGALPYTVIINPSGKSTFTKLGKISEDELKKAINNAL comes from the coding sequence ATGAACCTAAGACAATGGATTGTGATTGCTGGTGTCAGCATATTGGCACTACTAACCGGCATCTTTACTTCTCAATGGGTCTCTCAATCTGGCTTGGCCAGCGAACCATCAATCAAGGCTTTTTTTGCCAACCCTTGGCAAACACCAGACGGAAAAGCTGCTGATATCGAAAATTGGCGAGGAAAAGTCTTGGTTGTTAACTTTTGGGCCTCTTGGTGCCCCCCATGTGTAGAAGAAATGCCCACTTTGGATCAAATTTCAAAAGAATATGCTGCTAAAAATGTCTTATTTGTTGGCATTGGCATTGATTCACCATCTAACGTACGTGAATTTCTGGAAAAAACCCCGGTTTCCTATCCAATCGTCATCGGTGGATTAGAGGGCAGCAATTTAGCAAAGCAAATGGGCAATTCTCAGGGGGCTCTACCCTATACCGTCATCATCAACCCAAGCGGAAAATCTACTTTCACAAAATTAGGAAAAATAAGCGAAGATGAGCTCAAAAAAGCGATTAACAATGCTCTTTAA
- the mpl gene encoding UDP-N-acetylmuramate:L-alanyl-gamma-D-glutamyl-meso-diaminopimelate ligase, giving the protein MHIHILGICGTFMGGIAAIARQAGHRVTGCDANVYPPMSTQLESQGIELIEGFSPDQLLQFEAMPDLFVIGNVVSRGNPLMEAILNQGLPYISGPQWLGEQVLYGRHVLAVAGTHGKTTTSAMLTWILEFNGYKPGYLIGGVPLNFTVSARLGESKYFVIEADEYDTAFFDKRSKFVHYRPRTALLNNLEFDHADIFADLTAIETQFHHLVRTVPSDGLLVVNGEEPALERVIARGAWAPVERFGQDAVNEWSLISQEADSFIVRKAGKDVATVNWALDSGVMGRHNQLNALAAIAAANHIGISPADSARALAEFKNVKRRLETIGVANDITVYDDFAHHPTAITTTVDGLRRRVGKSRILAVLEPRSNTMKLGTMKAQLPDSLQQADKVFAYGASSGKESLGWDLAEVLAPLNSQGEVKAQAFDDLDSLVLAVAKESKPGDHILVMSNGGFGGVHQKLLKKIAI; this is encoded by the coding sequence ATGCATATACATATTTTGGGCATTTGCGGTACTTTCATGGGCGGCATTGCCGCAATTGCCAGACAGGCTGGACATCGCGTAACGGGTTGCGACGCCAACGTGTATCCCCCAATGAGTACGCAACTTGAATCCCAAGGTATCGAGCTAATTGAGGGTTTCTCACCGGATCAATTATTGCAGTTTGAGGCGATGCCGGATCTATTTGTGATCGGCAATGTGGTTTCTCGTGGCAATCCACTGATGGAAGCGATTTTGAATCAAGGGCTTCCTTATATCTCTGGCCCCCAATGGCTCGGGGAACAAGTTCTATATGGCAGACATGTTTTGGCGGTTGCGGGCACACATGGCAAAACTACTACTTCAGCAATGCTTACATGGATTTTGGAATTCAATGGCTATAAACCAGGTTATCTGATTGGTGGTGTGCCACTGAATTTCACAGTCTCCGCTCGTTTAGGTGAGAGTAAATATTTTGTGATTGAGGCTGATGAATATGACACTGCGTTTTTTGATAAGCGCAGTAAGTTTGTTCACTATAGACCCCGTACTGCTTTATTAAATAATTTGGAATTTGATCACGCCGATATTTTTGCGGATCTTACTGCAATCGAAACTCAGTTTCATCATTTAGTGCGTACCGTTCCGAGTGATGGATTATTGGTAGTCAATGGTGAAGAGCCTGCCTTGGAGCGTGTGATTGCAAGGGGTGCATGGGCACCAGTAGAGCGCTTTGGACAAGACGCTGTTAACGAGTGGTCTTTGATTTCGCAAGAAGCAGATAGTTTCATTGTTCGCAAAGCAGGTAAGGATGTTGCGACAGTGAACTGGGCGCTAGACTCAGGCGTGATGGGTAGGCATAATCAATTGAATGCATTGGCTGCAATTGCGGCCGCGAATCATATTGGGATCTCACCAGCAGATTCTGCACGTGCTTTGGCAGAATTTAAAAACGTCAAACGTCGACTCGAAACAATTGGTGTTGCTAATGACATCACTGTTTATGACGATTTTGCGCATCATCCCACTGCCATTACAACGACAGTTGATGGTCTGCGTAGACGCGTAGGTAAATCTCGCATCTTGGCTGTTCTCGAGCCTCGCTCCAACACCATGAAGCTTGGTACTATGAAAGCCCAGTTGCCCGATAGCTTGCAGCAAGCAGACAAAGTATTTGCATATGGCGCTAGTAGCGGCAAAGAGTCACTGGGTTGGGATTTGGCAGAGGTTCTGGCACCACTCAATAGCCAAGGGGAAGTTAAAGCTCAAGCTTTTGATGATCTGGATTCTCTCGTGCTCGCGGTTGCAAAAGAGTCTAAGCCAGGTGATCACATTTTGGTCATGAGCAACGGCGGTTTTGGTGGCGTACATCAAAAATTATTAAAGAAAATCGCAATCTAA
- the fabG gene encoding 3-oxoacyl-ACP reductase FabG, which translates to MGDRLKGKVAIVTGAAKGIGFATAQRFAQEGAIVIVADVNPEAVKSAVAQIPNSEAHVMNVTDRASIQAVVDQVMQQHGRIDILINNAGITQDARLIKMTEAQFDSVIDVNLKGVFNCTQLIVPHMLEAGSGAIVNASSVVGLYGNFGQTNYSATKFGVIGFTKTWARELGPKGIRVNAVCPGFIATEMVKAMPENILKDIEKRSWLGRLGTPEEMANVYLFLASDEASYVNGVALEASGGISL; encoded by the coding sequence ATGGGTGATCGATTAAAAGGTAAGGTAGCAATTGTTACTGGAGCAGCCAAGGGCATTGGTTTTGCAACGGCCCAGCGTTTTGCGCAAGAAGGCGCAATTGTGATCGTTGCTGACGTCAATCCAGAAGCGGTCAAAAGCGCTGTTGCTCAAATACCCAATAGCGAAGCGCATGTAATGAATGTGACCGATCGCGCGAGTATTCAGGCGGTAGTTGATCAAGTAATGCAACAGCATGGCCGTATTGATATTTTGATTAATAACGCGGGCATTACTCAGGATGCACGTTTGATCAAAATGACTGAAGCTCAATTTGATTCAGTCATTGACGTGAATCTCAAAGGCGTTTTCAATTGCACGCAGTTGATTGTTCCTCATATGTTGGAGGCTGGTTCTGGTGCAATCGTGAATGCCTCGAGTGTTGTTGGTTTGTATGGCAACTTTGGCCAAACAAATTACTCAGCTACAAAATTTGGCGTGATCGGCTTTACCAAGACCTGGGCTCGTGAGCTCGGGCCCAAAGGTATTCGAGTGAATGCGGTATGCCCTGGATTTATTGCCACCGAAATGGTGAAGGCAATGCCGGAAAACATTCTGAAGGATATTGAGAAGCGTAGTTGGCTTGGGCGTTTGGGTACCCCTGAAGAAATGGCTAATGTATACCTATTCTTGGCTAGTGATGAGGCTAGCTATGTGAATGGCGTGGCATTAGAAGCTAGCGGCGGAATTTCGCTATAA
- a CDS encoding ribonuclease catalytic domain-containing protein: MNLLYEEGGDIKIATVQSATGTGDAESWQATSLSGKKIKLKAKEVWLRFEKPEAQAVMDEALTLSKEIDLQLLWDCAPDEEFGLVDVSHEYFGDQASIPQQASLAIALQGAPVFFRRKGRGRFQRAPLEQLQAGLAALERKQKELEQQSLWQQDLVVGIFPEALKASAKHLLFSPDKNSSAYKALSAACTETGESPAQLMIRCGAIDSPLAYHQGMFLKAHFPNGSAHNPNVGVDQDSYDAAIAELPRAEVQAFSIDDAGTTEIDDALSVTDLPDGGHRIGIHIAAPGLVLTRDDALDEVARSRMSTVYFPGDKITMLPDAVIQKFSLDEGDSRAALSVYVDIDADGVVNRETIQMRAEMVPIAANLRLENIEHLVSDETLSGASVEYPYKKELGILWRAAKHLHSGRQEKRVANGLRAEQLGLIDPNALARDFHFQIKNNDGVERVEITPRQRGSILDTIVAEWMIFCNSASGQLLADHGLPGLFRTQKGWGPMRTRMQTTPGPHEGLGLDYYAWSTSPLRRYSDLVNQWQLLALAKHGVTAKMVAPFPPRDAVLMGIAADFESSYQAYGEYQDRLEKYWCLRWIAQDETSKGVYVRHLKEGMSRVEPIPLHLPIPEMASHPRMTRAHVKVSDVDLLQLSAAVRVLEIESVQSNGQASDSQEEPSSGESEEDASLD; encoded by the coding sequence ATGAATCTCTTATACGAAGAGGGTGGCGACATCAAAATCGCCACGGTGCAGTCTGCAACCGGAACAGGTGATGCAGAGTCTTGGCAGGCAACCAGTTTGTCTGGCAAAAAAATCAAGCTCAAGGCTAAAGAGGTTTGGTTGCGCTTTGAAAAGCCTGAAGCTCAGGCCGTGATGGATGAGGCGCTCACGCTCTCTAAAGAAATCGATTTACAGTTGTTATGGGATTGCGCGCCAGATGAAGAATTTGGATTGGTGGATGTTTCCCATGAATACTTTGGAGATCAAGCATCCATTCCGCAACAAGCTTCATTGGCAATTGCATTGCAAGGTGCGCCAGTATTCTTTCGTCGCAAGGGACGAGGACGCTTCCAAAGAGCGCCTTTAGAGCAACTTCAGGCAGGCTTGGCGGCACTCGAGCGCAAGCAAAAAGAATTAGAGCAACAGTCCCTGTGGCAACAAGACTTAGTGGTGGGGATATTCCCAGAGGCTTTAAAAGCTTCTGCCAAGCATTTATTGTTTTCTCCTGATAAGAATAGCTCTGCATATAAAGCCTTAAGCGCCGCTTGCACAGAGACTGGCGAGTCGCCTGCGCAGTTGATGATTCGTTGTGGCGCGATTGACTCTCCACTGGCCTATCACCAGGGAATGTTTTTAAAGGCCCATTTCCCAAATGGTTCTGCTCATAATCCCAATGTGGGGGTTGATCAGGATTCCTATGATGCGGCGATCGCAGAACTGCCTCGTGCAGAAGTGCAGGCTTTTTCTATTGATGACGCTGGAACTACAGAGATTGATGACGCGCTATCTGTAACGGATTTGCCAGATGGTGGTCATCGCATTGGAATTCATATTGCAGCCCCAGGATTAGTTCTGACTAGGGATGATGCGCTAGACGAAGTAGCACGTAGTCGTATGTCTACGGTTTATTTCCCGGGCGACAAAATCACGATGCTGCCCGACGCGGTCATTCAGAAGTTTTCATTGGATGAGGGCGACTCTAGAGCCGCTTTGTCGGTCTATGTGGATATTGATGCTGATGGGGTCGTAAATCGAGAGACTATTCAAATGCGCGCTGAAATGGTCCCAATTGCAGCTAATTTGCGCCTTGAAAATATTGAGCATTTAGTTAGTGATGAGACTTTATCGGGCGCAAGCGTTGAATATCCGTATAAAAAAGAGTTAGGAATTTTGTGGCGAGCTGCAAAACACTTACACTCTGGCCGCCAGGAAAAAAGAGTGGCTAACGGATTACGTGCGGAGCAATTAGGTTTAATTGACCCAAATGCTTTGGCAAGAGATTTTCATTTTCAAATTAAAAATAACGACGGAGTTGAGCGTGTGGAGATTACTCCACGTCAGCGCGGCTCTATTTTGGATACGATTGTTGCGGAGTGGATGATCTTCTGTAATAGCGCTTCAGGTCAATTGCTGGCTGATCATGGATTGCCCGGCTTATTTAGAACGCAAAAGGGCTGGGGCCCAATGCGTACCCGTATGCAAACTACTCCCGGACCTCATGAAGGTTTAGGTTTGGACTATTACGCTTGGTCTACCTCTCCGTTGCGCCGTTACTCCGATTTGGTAAATCAATGGCAGTTACTGGCGCTGGCAAAGCATGGTGTTACTGCCAAGATGGTTGCACCATTTCCTCCGCGAGATGCAGTGTTAATGGGAATTGCAGCGGATTTTGAATCTTCCTATCAAGCGTATGGTGAATACCAAGATCGTTTGGAGAAGTACTGGTGTCTACGCTGGATTGCGCAAGATGAGACCTCAAAAGGTGTTTATGTAAGACATTTAAAAGAGGGGATGTCGAGAGTTGAGCCTATACCTTTGCATTTGCCTATTCCAGAGATGGCCAGTCATCCACGCATGACCAGGGCGCATGTAAAGGTATCTGATGTAGATCTATTGCAATTGAGTGCCGCTGTGAGGGTGTTAGAAATAGAGTCGGTGCAGTCAAACGGTCAGGCCTCAGATAGCCAGGAGGAGCCTTCGTCTGGGGAATCTGAAGAAGATGCGAGCCTGGATTAG
- a CDS encoding energy transducer TonB family protein has protein sequence MHFPHFEKIERLISYFQDAWRKHPFRLALCVSLLIHIIFLSFRWGMGEIQNRRLNTPLSVVLVNAGNKSPPKQANKLAQADLQGGGKSETQDATALHRARLGAEARIEVLEKQQKQMLAKLDEQRARSGGRRSGEEQKMAQQLNSLEAELAKRLQQDGREPRRKVLTSANTKAVTFAHYFDAMRQKIEAYGSTFFPRANGRPLYGSLVIVVSVDAQGRITNNAQGKEGLSIGRSSGNPELDRQALAIVRASAPFGPFPVEMRNQIDVLDWISTFDFTREGSNHLELRN, from the coding sequence ATGCATTTTCCGCATTTTGAAAAAATAGAAAGACTGATTTCTTATTTTCAAGATGCTTGGCGTAAACACCCCTTTCGCTTGGCGCTCTGTGTATCGCTGCTGATACACATCATCTTTCTGTCCTTTCGTTGGGGCATGGGCGAGATTCAGAATCGTCGCCTGAATACACCGCTCAGCGTAGTTCTTGTAAATGCTGGCAATAAGTCGCCCCCCAAGCAGGCAAATAAATTAGCTCAAGCTGATTTGCAAGGGGGCGGAAAGTCTGAGACCCAAGATGCTACTGCCTTGCATCGTGCTAGGTTGGGGGCTGAGGCTCGCATTGAGGTTTTGGAGAAACAACAAAAGCAAATGTTGGCCAAACTCGACGAGCAGCGCGCCCGCTCTGGTGGTCGAAGGAGTGGTGAAGAACAAAAAATGGCTCAGCAACTTAATTCGCTGGAAGCGGAGTTAGCTAAGCGCTTGCAACAAGATGGTCGCGAGCCAAGACGCAAGGTTCTAACCAGTGCTAATACAAAAGCTGTGACCTTTGCGCATTATTTTGATGCTATGCGCCAAAAGATTGAGGCTTACGGCAGCACCTTTTTTCCGCGTGCCAATGGACGACCTTTATATGGGAGTTTGGTAATTGTGGTGAGTGTGGATGCGCAAGGTCGGATAACCAATAACGCCCAAGGAAAAGAAGGGCTTTCTATTGGGCGCAGTTCTGGCAACCCGGAATTAGATCGTCAAGCGCTTGCCATCGTCAGGGCTTCAGCGCCATTTGGTCCTTTTCCAGTAGAAATGCGCAATCAAATCGATGTGCTCGATTGGATCTCGACTTTTGACTTCACTCGAGAAGGTAGCAATCATTTGGAATTGCGGAACTAA
- the aroE gene encoding shikimate dehydrogenase encodes MTSNANLELHTDPSLFSGKDVYAVAGNPIAHSKSPMIHQQFAEQAGQEIHYGRLQPELDGFAKAAKSFFAAGGKGMNVTVPFKLDAQAFADQLTDRAQLAGAVNTLCIQNGKIYGDNTDGAGLVRDLLAQGIDIHASHILLLGAGGASRGVIGPLLQRSPKCLVIANRSAAKADELVKIFADLAVRNEVSLESRTLADLESAQNTLHAFDLVINATAAGLTDESPLSEVAVMQVFKPGSFAYDMVYGKTTAFMKQALQRGARISDGLGMLVEQAADAFLIWRGAELAAKIDPRAVLAKLRS; translated from the coding sequence ATGACTTCAAACGCTAACCTAGAGCTTCATACAGACCCAAGTCTTTTCTCGGGAAAAGATGTGTATGCGGTTGCTGGTAATCCTATTGCTCACAGTAAGTCACCCATGATCCATCAACAGTTCGCGGAGCAGGCGGGGCAGGAAATTCACTATGGCCGTTTGCAACCAGAATTAGATGGTTTTGCAAAGGCAGCAAAGTCTTTCTTTGCGGCTGGAGGTAAGGGGATGAATGTCACTGTTCCCTTTAAGTTAGATGCACAGGCGTTTGCAGATCAATTAACAGATCGCGCGCAGCTAGCTGGTGCGGTAAATACGCTGTGTATTCAGAATGGTAAGATTTATGGTGACAACACCGATGGTGCAGGTTTAGTGCGTGATCTATTGGCACAAGGGATTGATATTCATGCCTCACATATTTTGTTGTTAGGCGCGGGCGGCGCATCACGTGGCGTCATTGGGCCTTTATTGCAGCGCTCACCTAAATGCTTAGTGATTGCCAATCGCTCTGCCGCCAAGGCGGATGAGCTGGTGAAAATATTTGCTGATCTAGCCGTAAGAAATGAAGTTTCGCTAGAGTCTCGCACTTTAGCTGATCTGGAGAGTGCTCAAAATACACTGCACGCTTTTGATCTGGTGATTAATGCCACAGCCGCTGGATTAACAGATGAGTCGCCACTTAGTGAGGTGGCGGTAATGCAGGTTTTTAAACCTGGATCGTTTGCTTATGACATGGTTTACGGCAAGACCACTGCCTTTATGAAGCAAGCCCTACAGCGTGGTGCTCGTATCAGCGATGGTTTGGGAATGTTGGTAGAGCAAGCGGCTGATGCGTTCTTAATCTGGCGTGGCGCTGAGCTTGCTGCAAAGATCGATCCGCGCGCTGTTCTTGCAAAGTTGCGTAGTTAA